In Colletotrichum higginsianum IMI 349063 chromosome 1, whole genome shotgun sequence, the DNA window AATTGCAGATGAGGCAGAACCGCGTGATTTTGCTGTATGTCTCCATGGTTCGGCGAAGGGCGCTCTGCGCATCCTGGGTCATCGaatcggcctcgtcgagaatGATGATCTTGAAGGGCGGACAAGGATATCGCTTCTTGTAATCGTTCGTCGGGTTCGTCAACTGCATGCGAGCAAAGTCCTTCACCTTCTCACGGACGATGGATATTCCACGTTCATCGGAGGCATTGAGCTCGAGCACTCGCGACTTCATCATTTCCGGACCGTAGAGCTCCTTGGCCAAGGCCAGGACTGTCGACGTCTTTCCCGTGCCGGGCGGTCCGTAGAAGAGCATGTGAGGGAGCTATGTCTCCAGGTCAGCTAGCTGCTTACAGAGGCCAGAGCTGTAAATTCGCAAAGGGCGGTTGTACGTTAGAGGCTTGGAGCGTTCTCTGCAAGACCGTGACAGTGTGATCTTGTGCTGTGACATCGCCGAGAGTCTTTGGACGGCTGATTTAACAGATCAGCATTCGGTAATGTGGCAACTCAGGGGTCTTGGACAGACGACACGAACTATTTCTCAACCCACGGCTGCGCCCTCGGTGGTTGCGCAGATTTATCCTGTTTTTGGACCGCGGTCCCGTTCGCAGCGGCCGCCTTTCGGGCCTTGAGATCGAAGAAACTCGCCATAAGGAGACGAAATTGACGGGTTGGTGCAAGGCTCTGGACGTGTCGTGCTGGCTTCAATCGGGTCAATCGTGGTTGTCCTGTGCCTTCGTTTGGTGCAAGAGTGACGACCGAGTAAATTCAATTAAAGTGCCAGACGCGCTGCTGACCGTGGAGTGGACGCGTGTTGGAGCTTTCTCGGTCGACCGACAGGGGGGTCAATCCTAATCCGCGTCTCGACGAAACCCCACGGCGTTTGCCCCACCCCACCCATGGCAGCTGAGCCTCTCAAGCGTCAAAGACACGAAACTTCTAAACGCATTTTCGTGTGCAAACAAATACGCAAAATAAAATCTCAGAAATGAATCCAGAAGTTGAATTACCATGAGTTTTAAGGGATCTGTTTTGTTCCTGGACCATGCTGTCCCAAAACCTGGATAGTGTTCTGTGCAGCATCTATTCGTTCCCACACATTGTCGCATTCATGCATGAGAGGGTTCTCAGGTGGCCTTAGATTCTTGACACAGGGCTCGCGCTGAGAGTCAAAGCTCAATTATGTACAATGAACTTGTATGAAGAATTGAAACAAGAAATAGTGTGTTTGATTAAATCTCATCTACATGCCGCTTCATCTTACTGGACCCTAGTGTCAATATGGCCAAAGGCCAAACGGATTGTCACAAGCAATACGGTATGAGGTGTGAAAACCATGGACGGCTAAGGGCGGCAAGGAAACATGCATGAGGAAATGATGGCCACACAAAATTAGTTCTATACCCTGGTACTCCAGTGCGACTGGGTGTCCCCAATATAATAAGTACCTGGCGTGGGATGTCTCGTTAAAGACGCCTAGAGAGATTGGCAGGTCTGGCAGGTCTCTCTCTTCGAGGTGCAAAGCATCGATTCACAAGCCCAGACcaaagtcagtcgttgtggGGGGCTGCTCGGTCGGGGAcggggaaggagggagagggatcGGATCGTGCTGGGCTACGAAGTTCAAAGAGGCCAAGCTATGTACCACACCGCAGCGGTTCGTATGCATCACTACACACTAAAAATTACCCCTCCTGCCCCGCCAAACTACCGATTTATTAGTGCCGCTGCTTCGTTGCTCGACCTTTCTGGACGCCTAAAGCTACTCCGTCCCAGTGTCCCAGCGTCCCAGCGTTCCAGCGTCCATCCCATCGGTTGGCGGCTTCCCACCCCGACTACTTCTACCAGCGAGGCAGCCACCAACAACCAAACCGACCAACCGAccgaccaccaccaacagAAGTCGCATTGTAGCCGTCTGCAGAAGTCGGTTCACTGTCCGGAATTCGCCTCCATCAGGCTCTCAGGCCGCGTCCGCGTCCACTTGCTCGGTTTCCCATCAACAACTTCACAGGAGGCAAGCGACCGCACGCCCGTTTACTTAGAGCACCTCCAAACCAAAAGAACCGCGCGACCGATCGCCACGGGAGCCACGAAGTGCTCAACCCATCCGTCGCCATGGCGGATCAGTCCATCATTCGCATCACTAAGGTAGCCTCCGTCCCACCCCGCCCATCCTCCTTCCCACCTTGGAATGAGGGGTTGAAGTCGCAAGGCTGACATTGTCTCCCGCAAACTAGGAGTTGAGTGACATCCAGCGAACGTCGGATCTCTGTACGACTCCCATATCCTCTGACCGAAGACCTAAGCTGACAGACTGGCAGCTTTGGCTGTCGCTTGCCGCGACGTCGATGTTCGCAACGTCAAGGCCTTGATTATCGGCCCTCACGACACTCCCTACGAGTTCGGGTTCTTCGAGGTACACAATCTGTCTAGAGGTCATGCCGTTTTGGCAACATGCTAATCTATATCCAGTTTGCAATCAGGTTCAACAAGGGTCTGTTTCCGTTATTATTGGCGATGTCTCAGTCTCGGGACTGACATAAGAGCAGAATATCCCCGCAAGTCTCCTAGTGTCAACGGAATTACGACGAACGGAGGACGATGCCGATTCAACCCCAACATATACTCGTCCGGCAAGGTTTGCTTGTGGGTTTACATGGACGTCTCGTGCTTACCTATGGATCGCTAACACCTCTGCAGGTCAATTCTTGGGTACAACGATGCGCTAGGCTTGCCATAAAACATCCGGCTAACAGCACGTAGAACCTGGCGTGGAGAGCGTGGCGAAGAATGGTCCGCGGCGCAAGGCCTTGAGTCCATCCTCATCTCCATTCAGAGCCTGATGTCAGGCAATCCTTACGAGAACGAACCTGGTTTCGAGGAGGCCAATGATGCATCGGACAAGAAGAACCAGAAGGACTACGTTCAGAAGGTAGACTTACTCGGTGCATGTAGTGGTGGATCACGAACGGAACTGACTTTGATACCCAGATCCGTCATGAGACTCTTCGGATCTCCGTCATTCAACGTATGGAAGAGTACTTGGGCTTGACCCCCAATGGCAACGCGATTGCCCAGCAGTCCGCGGCAGACGGAGAACAGCTCGAGATGGACACCGAGGACATGGACGACACGAACGTGCCTTTCGAGCCCTTCAAAGACTTGTGTAAACGGAGGTTCCTTTGGTACTACGACAACTACCTGCTCGCCATCCAAAAGGCCAAGACCGAAGTGAAAGACCATCAAGCCTTCGTACGGATGCCGTTTGAAGGCGCTAGCAACGCCATGGATGGCAAATTCAATTACACTGAGCTGGAAAGACGTCTTCGCAacgtcaaggccgccctcgacaacgaGCTTCTTAAATGGGCCGTGGAGGGCCAGGTTGCGAATGAGAAGGAGATGACGGTTTCTGTCAACCTGCGACACCAGTACCAGCAAGTGGTGCAAACATTCAAACGCCAGGACATTCCTCATGACGTTCAGTTGGAAGACAACAACCCTTTCGTATGGGTCATTACCTATTTTGGACGACCTATGACGAATCTTGACGGCGGTCTCTTCCGTATCAAGGTTCATTTCAGCCCGAGGTTCCCTGAAGAGCAACCCCGCGTCAAGTTTCACACACGCATTTTCCATCATCGCATCTCGGAGGATGGAACAACCTGCTACTTCCCCAGTTCGCTAAGAAAAGACGATGTGCGTTCTCACATCGAAGCCATCTTCACTGCactggaggaagaggatcCAGCCTACGACCCTAGAACTCTGGTGAACCCCGAAGCCCATAAACTCTACTGGGGAGGCGCCGATGGACGCAAGAACTACAACCGTCGACTTCGCAGATCGGTGCAGCAAAGCATGGAGTAAGTGACAACCCCACGGCCACATTGTTTGCTTTGGAACTGATTTTTGTAGCGATTTCTGATGTTGTTCTGGGCATTGTAATTTTACATGCCGGAAGTGTCAGATTGCAAACGAATTACACAAGCACACAATATCTGTGTGTATATGACACGGCTTCAGTACATAAGCCAGCCTTCACTCTTAGGCGGAGCGACTGTGGCCGATAAAGTTGGCTTTGGTTTTACCTGGGTTCACCTCGGTCTTTGAGAGACTGGACGGCGTTTACGGCATGGGAATCAAGCATACCAGGAACGGGTTAGGGGATTGGCCCGTTAGACTCCAGTAGATACCTCGATTAATGACGCAACGAAAGACGCTCTCTTCAAAATCCTGGCACGAAATGTTGCATTTCGAGAAAAGGTCTTAAACAATGGCATTCATGATGACAAGTTCTTCCCATGTGGCCGGAGCCTATGTTCACCGAAACGCCAACCTGTCCATGCAACCTGGTACCAAGTCGTAACCTCATGACTCCTTAACAAAGCATCAATCATACGTACATCCGTCTGCAGGATGCTGTTCTTCCTTCGGGGCGGGCAGTCGAAGACACCCTTGGCCAAAATAACATCACATCTACCGCTTGCCTCCTTTCGCCTTCTTGTCGATCTTGTCCTTCCCAGGATTATAAGGAGCCGCAACGCCTATGAAGGGCGTCTGGTTGCCTCCAGAATCCCCCTTGAACTCATATGACCCATTTGGCCCCAAAGTAGCCGGCGCGCCCTGACTTGGTCGCGCCATTTGGTCTGCGTGAATCTTGTCGAGAGACTCGCCGACAACAGCATATTGTGACCAGTTAATGGGTGGACAGCGCACCACATTCTGGGGTTTAGGCAAAGTTTCCCAAGGCTGCAGCTGCGCCCTTGCCTTCTCTTGCCTAGCGCTGCCCTCTCCAGCCTCCTGGCCAGCTTTCTTGCCCTCCGCCCCATCGTCCGAATCGGAGTCGGACTCGGGGAACAGCCTGTCGCCTTGCGTATGCACCTTGCCTGCtccgaggtcggcgagaaAGGCAGTGGGATTCTCCACGGCGGCATTCTTTGCAGCACTGAGCGCCTGAATATCGGCGGTCGCCTTCCTCGATTGCATCTGCAggatggagatggccgaTTTGAGGGCCAAGACATCCGGATTGGAGTCGAAGTCGATGGGGTCCGGGCGCGGCGGGGGAATAGCGGCCGCAGTCGGCGGCTGGGAGATGTGAGTAAGGACCGGACGATCAACGGCGAAGGGTGCCACGGGGTCGGACAAGCGGGCCGGGGGGAGGGTCGGGGTTATGGGGCTGACGGGGGGCCGGGCGGGGGACGAGGAGCGGGAGGTGCGCGGAGGGGTCTGGTGCACTGGAGGGTTTGTTGCGCCGGCCGTGGACGTCGTGGCAGGTgtcgcggcgtcggccacAGACGTAGATGGCGGTGGagctgtcgctgtcgctgtcgccggGGCGTTTGAGGAACGTGGAGAGATCGAATCTGTGGATATTGTAAGGCCAGGCATGGTGGGCGACGCTGGCGACTTCCTCACAAAAGGAGGATCGTGGTGGTTTGTTTGTTCGTGGTGGGTGTGTAAGCGGTAGAATCGAGCATCGGAGGTTGGCATGTCCTCCTTTGGTGGGGTTAGCACCAAGGAGGGGAAAAGTGGCAGAGCAGGGGGATCGGAGCTCCAAGTGCACCGTGCGCACCTCTCGCGTGCGGATTTCTCGGCAACTTTGTCAGCGTCGTGGTCGCTAGCGCGAGCAGAAGCAGCTGCTTTCAGCTCAACTCAGGGTCGGGTGGGACCCATGGAATTTTGTTTCCAACACAAAGTCGCGTCGCGATAGTTCGGACGACTGGTCGGCCGGATAACACAAGCCATCGGACATGTTAACGGGTTCTTTTGACATCGGGCGTGAAAATGACGTCGTTTGTTTGTTGTCATCCCTATTAGGCCCAACTAAAACTGCAAAGGTCGATGCTAGCTACAAGCCGGGTTATAAGAGGTCGACAGCCGGATGGACGGACGTTCGCCGCCGGGAAGTGCTATTCGAGAAAAGCGCGGCTGCGAGATGTCAAGATCTAATCCCCAGAGCCGAAGTGACGGGTTCCTTGCAACTGCGGTTGCGATTGCACGTACCAGATGCCCCGCTTCTCAGCCAGGGGGTGATGAGAATGATTGGCCAAAGTCCTCTTTCCCAGCCAAGACTCTAGGATAAATGTGGTTAAGCAAAGGGCGGAATCAGCGACGCTGAAGCGACTCCGGAATGGATCATCATGAGCATAAACATTGAGTTCAACTCGCAGAAAGAGCGTATTGTTCACATCTCGATGTTCTGGGAATGACGTCGGGGATCCGCCGCTACGATTAAGGTTTTTCCTTTCACCTTTCAGATTTCCCTCCGAACGGTGGTCTGCCGTACGTCCGTAATTTGCCCACACGCTTTCCACAATGCACAGTTAACTCGTCCGTAAACCCGGCGCACTACAGTGATGGATGTAAATGCAGCCAACAAGAATCAGTCATCGGGATCTCCAGGCTGGAATCCGATGTGCTTCGGCTGTGGGGCTACAGCTTGAGAGTCACATGGGATCtacttttcttcttcttgtcgttgtttcttccttccttcctttttAATCAACCGATATACAATAGCAAACTATTGATTTTTGGAAGAAAAAATTGGGCCTTGGTATCCTAGTACAAATCAGGAAttcttctcgtcgccggcccGAACAGGCCACCAGGTCCCATGAGACGTGGTGATGGTGTGGtatttttctctctctctctctctctctccaagTCGCTAGAGAGGATCAAATTTCTTCCACCTTTGAGCTTGACAACTGCCGTTCAAAGCCAACTTCCAGTCTGTTGGGTTTCCGGACAAAGAACGCTGAGCCTCGATACGGTAAGCTTGTTTAGGTGCTTGAATATGGATCTTGGTTTTGACCCAGGGACTCGGGAGAGCCGGCGTGTACTTCAACAGCATCCCGGCAGGCTAACAAAGGACGAGACACGACACCGTCGGCTGGTTAGCAGCGTTTTGCTGCGCCATTGTCAATATTCCCCTCTGAGACATGCTCCTGCCTCCTGCGATACATCACAGAGAGTGCCAATATCGTTTCGGCCGGCCAATGCCCTCCCCATCCCTGACATGGCACTGACCGTGGATGATATCGGGAAAGGCGTCCATCAGGGCTCAGGGATCTCTGTACCACATCGATAGGAGAGACACCAGACTCAGGAGGCGAGACAATGAAAGTCATATCGACCTCTACCAACGTTGGCATTAGCGTGCGTCTAGTCCCATGGTGGCGTCCACTCAGGATGCGAGTACGGCAGACCGGACAGTACCGGGAAGgtcatcgccgaggagtCTGGCTCTCCATCACGCAAAGCAGGAGCTAAAGAGATGGGCAGCTGGACGCCAAGAGGCATGGACAAGGCACGGCTGTCCACCAAGGGGAATTGTGGGAAAGTGCGTTCAAGCCAGTCCTCCCTACTCCTTCCTTGGATAGTTACCAGGAGTGGCCCCTGGGGAAGGCGTGGCCCCTGAGGAAGGCATGGCTTCCAAGACCTTCCCAtgctttttctttctttcatTCTCTCTAGGGCGTCCTTCTCGCACGCTGCTGCCACGAGGCCGGTCCTTCTGCTCGCCGATCTGGTCTACTTCTATTCCTCTTTCCGCATCGTCCTCACCACTTCCCCTTTCCCGTATTTACAGTTGATCGAATATACAATCTCACGACTCCCAGTTTTCAATCCCGACTTCTTGGTCTGTATCGCTATCAACTGCCTCTCCCCTTTTCACCCTCTATACATACCTACTTCCCAATACCTTATGCGACGATTGAGTAATACCAGTCACCCCCACCTACCAAAGCATTCGATTGCGCTATCAATACCGTGTCCGAATCAATCCACTCACGGCATCGGTGCTTGATCAACAGGCGATTTATTCTCGCTACTTGAACAGAACAATGCGTCTTCTCCATCGACGTCATAACGAGAAGAAACAtctgcctcctcttcctggCCCCGAAGACCACCAAGACACGCTCGCTTTATCAACACCACTGCTGCCTATTCGCAATTTTTCCTACCCGGCCGCAGCGCTCCAAACCCCACCAAACACCTTCCTACAACCGGTTTCTCAACCAGCCAGCCGCCCTCCTGTTGACGACGCTTTTCAAAACCCCCACACGAAGGCGCGACCTTCCAGACCAGGTGGAGGCATCGAAACCTCCTTTTCCTGGGCCTCCTCTTATATTCCCTTGCGAGGGGAAGAACTCCTCCTTTTCGCAAATCCCGAGCCATCAACTTCAATCAGTGGACTAGAGGCGTTTGCCTACGGTTAGGGACCGGTTCctgagaagaagaagaaacggAAAAGCCTTCTCGGACTTTCAACACCACAACGAGACAAGAAAGTCCATCAGGTCAGACAGACTTCCAACAACGCGAGAGATACGAGTCAAAACCAGCACCCCGGTGAAGAATCACTGTCCCGGGCTTCTAGGACATCGTCTAGGACTGCGAACAGTGGTCCATTCAAGAACGCATTTCCCAGAAAGTGCCTTCAGTTCCGGCACAAAATCGCTAAATCTGCCGATCTGTCGCCTGCCTATCCACACTCGCCTAGCTCACCACGACCGGCATCCAGCTCAGGTGTGGCAGCTGTCGACACGAGAACACCTCTGCACAAAATTGGTCTGGCTGTAGACGAAGAGGACAATCACCCGGGCACGCTGCTTGagcttgacgacgacgacgacgacgacaacaacaaccgcGAAGACGAAATGGGTCTCAGACGCAGAATCTCGGAGATGGACTTGAGGATGTCCCCTCCGAGACGTATGTTGTCAGACCAGTCGCAGCAATCCGACTTCAGCACCTCAGCTGCCAGTATCAGTGGAAACACAGTGAAATCGAAACCagaggagaagcagaaggcTAAGGACGGGAAACCCCGCTGGATGAACCAACTGAAGGACTGGTTCAGTGTCGGCGAGCCATCCTCTCAGGACTGGAAACAGTTGAAAAAACAGGAGTTCCACAGACATGGGGTTGCCATGAATGACCCCAACGCAAGCGCAAAGCTGCACGCCCCCATAGGGGCAATTcccgaggaggccatcaagcCATCTAGTGGCCCTGACCCCGAGACTCTTGCCAAGAAGAGAGCTGCGAATCGCAAGAAGCTTCCCCGAGCGTACAGCGGGTGCGAGAGAACCTCGGAGTCTATCTCTTCTGAGTCGTCCACAAACAGCAAGGAGGTTAACCCAATTGCGCCGTGGGCGTAGGCGCCTGTGGGACCGTGTCTTTTCGGGGGCAATATTTTTACTCGGGTCTTTTCTGAGGTGGA includes these proteins:
- a CDS encoding Ubiquitin-conjugating enzyme, with amino-acid sequence MADQSIIRITKELSDIQRTSDLSLAVACRDVDVRNVKALIIGPHDTPYEFGFFEFAIRFNKEYPRKSPSVNGITTNGGRCRFNPNIYSSGKVCLSILGTWRGERGEEWSAAQGLESILISIQSLMSGNPYENEPGFEEANDASDKKNQKDYVQKIRHETLRISVIQRMEEYLGLTPNGNAIAQQSAADGEQLEMDTEDMDDTNVPFEPFKDLCKRRFLWYYDNYLLAIQKAKTEVKDHQAFVRMPFEGASNAMDGKFNYTELERRLRNVKAALDNELLKWAVEGQVANEKEMTVSVNLRHQYQQVVQTFKRQDIPHDVQLEDNNPFVWVITYFGRPMTNLDGGLFRIKVHFSPRFPEEQPRVKFHTRIFHHRISEDGTTCYFPSSLRKDDVRSHIEAIFTALEEEDPAYDPRTLVNPEAHKLYWGGADGRKNYNRRLRRSVQQSMDDF